The Acidimicrobiales bacterium genome has a window encoding:
- a CDS encoding arylsulfatase encodes MEPGEFRGVIGRDYAESTAWWPQPVRAPEGAPNIAFIVLDDVGFAQLGCFGSDIDTPVLDGLAARGLRYTNFHTTALCSPTRACLLTGRNHHVNGMGRIIELATGFPGYDARIPAANRFLPEMLVPHGYAAYGVGKWHLTPEEECHPAAPRHRWPLARGFERFYGFFGGETHQFVPALVSDNHHVRPGRSPEEGYHLTEDLADHAIEVVRDLRATDPDKPFLLYFCTGACHSPHQAPPEWIERYRGAFDSGWDAWRAATLARQVEAGILSEGTELSPRPDWVPAWDSLSASERRLYARYMEAFAGFLSHTDHHVGRLLGYLDEIGDLDNTIVFVLSDNGASSEGGPTGSVNDLRLWNMAPRDVDEALERIDEIGGPYCHNNYPWGWTVAGNTPFRRWKREVHEGGVADPLIVHWPAGIGDRGGLRRQYVHAIDLVPTVLEALQLDTADALGHADQRPLDGIGFSDSFGDARAPGRHETQYYEMFGCRALYHRGWKAVTYHPIQDTRVGFEDDHWELYHVDEDPSECHDLAEQHPAKVRELIERWWTEAGRNQVLPLDNRPFSELVFERPAAVQARSHYVCRPGAAAVPETVAVNVHNRSHAVTAEVEIPSWEADGVLVAQGSGLGGWSFYVADRRLAYVHNFVSLEEHRVRSDVELSPGRHHLGFQFERTGDHEGTARLLVDGAVVGAGRIPRFTPTRFSLTGAGLTCGYSDGLPVTRDYQAPFWFTGRIIRAVVDVDGPEFIDPEGEARAAIASQ; translated from the coding sequence GTGGAGCCAGGGGAGTTCAGAGGTGTCATCGGCCGCGACTATGCGGAGTCGACGGCGTGGTGGCCACAGCCGGTGCGGGCGCCCGAGGGCGCGCCCAACATCGCCTTCATCGTCCTCGACGACGTCGGGTTTGCCCAGCTCGGCTGCTTCGGCTCCGACATCGACACACCGGTCCTCGACGGGCTCGCCGCCCGAGGGCTCCGGTACACGAACTTCCACACCACCGCCTTGTGCTCGCCGACGCGAGCGTGCCTGCTCACCGGGCGCAACCACCACGTCAACGGCATGGGCCGGATCATCGAGCTGGCGACCGGCTTCCCTGGCTACGACGCCCGCATCCCCGCCGCCAACCGGTTCCTGCCGGAGATGCTCGTCCCGCACGGCTACGCCGCGTACGGGGTGGGGAAGTGGCACCTCACACCCGAAGAGGAGTGCCACCCCGCCGCGCCCCGCCACCGCTGGCCGTTGGCGCGGGGGTTCGAGCGCTTCTACGGCTTTTTCGGCGGTGAGACGCATCAGTTCGTACCGGCGCTGGTCTCCGACAACCACCATGTCCGGCCGGGAAGGAGTCCCGAGGAGGGTTACCACCTGACCGAAGACCTGGCGGACCACGCCATCGAGGTCGTCCGGGACCTGCGGGCCACGGACCCTGACAAGCCGTTCCTCCTGTACTTCTGCACCGGCGCCTGCCACTCGCCGCACCAGGCGCCGCCGGAGTGGATCGAGCGCTACCGCGGCGCGTTCGATTCGGGATGGGACGCCTGGCGTGCCGCCACGCTGGCCCGCCAGGTCGAAGCCGGCATCCTGTCGGAGGGGACCGAGCTCTCGCCGCGTCCGGACTGGGTACCGGCCTGGGACTCGCTCTCGGCGTCGGAGCGCCGGCTGTATGCCCGCTACATGGAGGCCTTCGCCGGGTTCTTGTCCCACACGGACCATCACGTCGGGCGGCTGCTGGGATATCTCGACGAGATCGGCGATCTGGACAACACCATCGTCTTCGTGCTCTCGGACAACGGGGCCAGCTCGGAGGGTGGCCCGACCGGGTCAGTGAACGACCTGCGGCTTTGGAACATGGCTCCCCGCGACGTGGACGAAGCCCTGGAGCGGATCGACGAGATCGGCGGGCCGTACTGCCACAACAACTATCCGTGGGGATGGACCGTGGCCGGCAACACGCCGTTCCGACGGTGGAAGCGCGAGGTGCATGAGGGTGGAGTCGCCGATCCGCTGATCGTCCACTGGCCGGCGGGCATCGGCGACAGGGGTGGTCTCCGCCGGCAGTACGTCCACGCAATCGATCTGGTGCCGACCGTGCTGGAGGCGTTGCAACTCGATACCGCCGACGCTCTCGGCCATGCCGACCAGCGCCCGCTCGATGGGATTGGGTTCTCGGACAGCTTCGGAGATGCCCGGGCGCCGGGACGCCACGAGACCCAGTACTACGAGATGTTCGGCTGCCGGGCCCTGTACCACCGCGGATGGAAGGCGGTCACGTACCACCCCATACAGGACACCAGGGTGGGCTTCGAGGACGACCACTGGGAGCTCTACCACGTCGACGAGGATCCGTCCGAGTGTCACGACCTGGCCGAGCAGCACCCGGCGAAGGTGCGCGAGCTGATCGAGCGCTGGTGGACCGAGGCCGGCCGCAACCAGGTGCTACCCCTCGACAACCGGCCCTTCTCCGAGCTGGTGTTCGAACGACCGGCCGCCGTCCAGGCGCGGTCTCACTACGTGTGCCGCCCGGGCGCGGCCGCCGTCCCCGAGACGGTTGCAGTGAACGTGCACAACCGATCCCATGCCGTCACCGCCGAGGTGGAGATCCCGTCGTGGGAGGCGGATGGCGTGCTCGTCGCCCAGGGATCGGGTCTGGGTGGATGGTCCTTCTACGTGGCCGATCGACGCCTGGCCTACGTCCACAACTTCGTCAGCCTGGAGGAGCATCGCGTGCGGTCCGACGTCGAGCTGTCCCCCGGCCGCCATCACCTTGGCTTCCAGTTCGAGCGGACGGGGGACCACGAGGGAACCGCCCGTCTGCTGGTGGACGGCGCGGTCGTCGGCGCAGGCCGAATCCCGCGCTTCACCCCGACCCGATTCTCACTGACGGGAGCCGGCCTCACGTGCGGCTACAGCGACGGGCTACCCGTCACGCGGGACTACCAGGCGCCGTTCTGGTTCACCGGCCGGATCATCCGGGCGGTCGTCGACGTCGACGGGCCCGAGTTCATCGATCCGGAGGGGGAGGCCCGCGCCGCCATCGCCAGCCAGTGA
- a CDS encoding sterol desaturase family protein: MALTEARVPRQTAADNASERPRVVPTVLTLALLAVGVVVRGHLLFGFVVLVAIFVPMEKLFSLQPRKVFRRGWATDLVHFFVTNLFITAGFLAAAAIFATVLRVALGDGLARVVHTQPKGAQVAEGLLLAEFLFYWAHRASHRLGLLWRFHAIHHSITEMDWLAAARQHPLDAVFHRVFVAIPLFLLGFTRLTVGVVVLFAAFNALFIHSNVRFRFGPLRWVVTTPEFHHWHHANEAEAVNKNFAGGLPLLDVLFGTAYLPKGRVPAAYGIDEPVPGEYLRQLTHPFRRA; the protein is encoded by the coding sequence GTGGCGTTGACCGAGGCCCGCGTCCCTAGGCAAACCGCGGCCGACAACGCCAGCGAGCGCCCCCGGGTCGTTCCCACCGTGCTGACGCTGGCTCTGCTGGCTGTGGGCGTTGTGGTCCGCGGTCACCTGCTCTTCGGATTCGTGGTGCTGGTCGCCATCTTCGTGCCCATGGAGAAGCTCTTCTCCCTGCAGCCCCGGAAGGTGTTCCGACGGGGCTGGGCCACAGATCTCGTCCACTTCTTCGTCACCAACCTCTTCATCACGGCTGGCTTCCTGGCCGCGGCGGCGATCTTCGCCACGGTGCTGCGGGTCGCCCTCGGAGACGGGCTCGCCCGTGTCGTCCACACGCAGCCGAAGGGCGCCCAGGTCGCCGAGGGCCTCCTCCTCGCGGAATTCCTGTTCTACTGGGCCCACCGCGCGAGCCATCGCCTCGGCCTGCTCTGGCGCTTCCACGCCATCCACCACAGCATCACCGAGATGGACTGGCTGGCGGCAGCCCGCCAGCACCCCCTCGACGCCGTGTTCCACCGGGTGTTCGTCGCCATCCCGCTGTTCCTCCTGGGCTTCACCCGACTCACAGTCGGCGTGGTGGTGCTGTTTGCCGCCTTCAACGCGCTCTTCATCCATTCGAACGTGCGGTTCCGCTTCGGACCTCTCCGCTGGGTGGTCACCACGCCCGAGTTCCATCACTGGCACCATGCCAACGAGGCCGAGGCGGTGAACAAGAACTTCGCCGGGGGACTGCCGCTGCTCGACGTGCTGTTCGGCACCGCCTACCTCCCGAAGGGTCGGGTGCCGGCGGCATACGGCATCGACGAGCCCGTCCCGGGCGAGTACCTCCGTCAGCTGACCCATCCATTTCGCCGCGCCTAG
- a CDS encoding AIM24 family protein: MDHQVIGTVMPVLEMKLDSGESVVAESGELSWMNGSIELSTSAGKTAGSKGLFGAVKRAIGGGSLFMTEYRANGSAGMVAFATKVPGHILPVEVGGANEYLIHRGGYLCGEPAVELSIAVQQKLGAGLFGGAGFVLQKVSGQGQAWVELDGEVVTYELGPGETMRVHPGHIGMLDATVSFTIDRIKGVKNIVFGAETLFLAALTGPGKVWLQTLPLPNLAAAINPYIVHPEAKGNGGGGSGIHFGSDND, encoded by the coding sequence GTGGACCATCAGGTGATCGGGACGGTCATGCCCGTCCTGGAGATGAAGCTGGATTCGGGCGAAAGCGTCGTCGCCGAGTCGGGCGAGCTCTCGTGGATGAACGGCTCGATCGAGCTGTCGACATCGGCTGGCAAGACGGCGGGGTCCAAGGGTCTGTTCGGCGCCGTCAAGCGCGCCATCGGCGGTGGCTCCCTCTTCATGACCGAGTACCGGGCCAACGGCAGCGCCGGCATGGTGGCCTTCGCCACCAAGGTGCCGGGACACATCCTGCCCGTCGAGGTCGGGGGGGCCAACGAGTACCTCATCCACCGCGGTGGGTACCTGTGCGGCGAGCCCGCCGTCGAGCTGAGCATCGCCGTCCAGCAGAAGCTCGGGGCCGGCCTCTTCGGCGGGGCCGGCTTTGTCCTCCAGAAGGTCAGTGGACAGGGACAGGCGTGGGTCGAGCTCGACGGCGAGGTCGTCACCTACGAGCTGGGGCCGGGCGAGACCATGCGGGTCCATCCGGGCCACATCGGCATGCTGGACGCCACCGTGAGCTTCACAATCGATCGCATCAAGGGCGTGAAGAACATCGTCTTCGGGGCCGAGACCCTCTTCCTGGCCGCCCTCACCGGCCCCGGGAAGGTGTGGCTGCAGACGCTGCCCCTGCCCAACCTGGCCGCCGCCATCAACCCCTACATCGTCCACCCGGAGGCCAAGGGCAACGGTGGAGGCGGAAGCGGGATCCACTTCGGCAGCGACAACGACTGA
- a CDS encoding TlpA disulfide reductase family protein has protein sequence MPSATIISDDVRRVEATATDGRLLVAPERLVDALGWELKPEGLCQEDVCVPVRDRASLFVGNDVDLAGVAGALGRAAVVDTVAGIAAVAMDAGGRRQALDSLRAPTFALDDLDGHPRRLEEWRGRKKLLVAFASWUGCRYDLPGWQALQDELAGDGLTVVGVAIDDSPDDVRPWVENITFPVLIDPNHVLTEIYAISNVPTVIWIDEDDQIVRPNGVAFGTDMFKDFTGVEAAPHMEAVRRWVRGGEVPIVPDDARRAVGDLTPDEVLARLHFRIAAQARRQGDEVTARRHFQEAGELAPNDFTIRRATMPLVGEDPFGQEFFDLYQEWQRAGSPYHGLSAGQAT, from the coding sequence ATGCCGTCCGCCACGATCATCAGCGACGATGTACGGAGAGTCGAGGCCACCGCGACCGACGGCCGGCTCTTGGTCGCACCCGAGCGACTGGTCGACGCCCTCGGCTGGGAGCTCAAGCCTGAGGGTCTGTGCCAGGAGGACGTTTGTGTACCAGTGCGCGATCGGGCGTCGTTGTTCGTGGGGAACGACGTGGACCTGGCGGGTGTCGCCGGCGCTCTGGGGCGAGCGGCCGTCGTCGACACCGTCGCGGGGATCGCCGCCGTGGCGATGGATGCCGGGGGCCGTCGTCAGGCGCTCGACTCGCTCCGCGCGCCCACCTTCGCCCTCGACGACCTCGATGGCCACCCGCGCCGCCTCGAGGAGTGGCGCGGCCGCAAGAAGCTGTTGGTCGCCTTCGCGTCGTGGTGAGGCTGCCGCTACGACCTGCCCGGGTGGCAGGCGCTGCAGGACGAGCTCGCCGGCGACGGCCTCACGGTGGTCGGTGTCGCCATCGACGACTCACCTGACGACGTGCGCCCCTGGGTCGAGAACATCACGTTCCCGGTGCTCATCGATCCCAACCACGTGCTGACCGAGATCTACGCCATCAGCAACGTCCCGACGGTCATCTGGATCGACGAGGACGACCAGATCGTGCGGCCGAACGGCGTCGCCTTCGGAACGGACATGTTCAAGGACTTCACGGGCGTCGAAGCCGCCCCGCACATGGAGGCCGTGAGGCGGTGGGTTCGCGGCGGTGAGGTGCCGATCGTGCCCGACGACGCCCGCCGGGCGGTCGGTGACCTCACTCCTGACGAGGTGCTGGCCCGCCTGCACTTCCGCATCGCCGCGCAGGCCCGCCGGCAGGGCGACGAGGTGACGGCGCGCCGCCATTTCCAGGAGGCCGGGGAGCTGGCCCCCAACGACTTCACGATCCGACGTGCCACCATGCCGCTCGTCGGTGAAGACCCCTTCGGGCAGGAGTTCTTCGACCTGTACCAGGAGTGGCAGCGGGCGGGCAGCCCGTACCACGGCCTCTCAGCGGGCCAAGCCACCTGA
- a CDS encoding TIGR03086 family metal-binding protein, with amino-acid sequence MTDIAAQHRQALGATRRLVAGIDPRQWTEPTPCADWNVGELLNHVVGGNWWAAELAGGATIDEVGSRLDGDQLGEDALDAYDRSAEVAAAAFEAPGALDAPCAVSYGPVPGSVYAGHRLIDVLIHGWDLAVATGQDRTIDPVLVDACWGVVEPQAELLRGSGMFGGDISLPARADPQARLLAALGRRP; translated from the coding sequence ATGACCGACATCGCCGCTCAACACCGGCAAGCACTCGGGGCCACGCGCCGCCTCGTGGCCGGCATCGATCCACGACAGTGGACCGAGCCGACGCCGTGCGCCGACTGGAACGTCGGCGAGCTGCTCAACCACGTCGTGGGCGGCAACTGGTGGGCGGCCGAGCTCGCCGGCGGCGCCACCATCGACGAGGTCGGGTCGAGGCTGGACGGCGACCAGCTCGGCGAGGACGCGCTCGACGCCTACGACCGGTCAGCCGAGGTGGCTGCCGCTGCCTTCGAGGCGCCGGGTGCCCTCGACGCCCCGTGTGCGGTCTCCTATGGACCGGTGCCGGGGTCCGTCTACGCCGGGCACCGGCTCATCGACGTCCTCATCCACGGCTGGGACCTCGCCGTCGCCACGGGCCAGGATCGGACGATCGATCCCGTCCTCGTCGACGCCTGCTGGGGGGTGGTCGAGCCCCAGGCCGAGCTGCTGCGGGGCAGCGGGATGTTCGGCGGTGACATCTCTCTTCCCGCCCGAGCCGACCCCCAGGCCCGCTTGCTCGCCGCGCTGGGTCGCCGCCCCTGA